The following proteins are co-located in the Haliotis asinina isolate JCU_RB_2024 chromosome 13, JCU_Hal_asi_v2, whole genome shotgun sequence genome:
- the LOC137259945 gene encoding uncharacterized protein isoform X1, which translates to MTYEYIILTLLMNTELLLFVQGAVDVESNATTTPDYNGIRCLECHEVASPSECSMWVSCGEEEECYTREYYNRNMIRGYHMGCELKSRCDIYRRLSALLGKRDTHTCFECCNTDDCNSGLCGAVTAPVATTTHNLRCLDCHAVGDPRLCDHWSMCGHDEVCFTRSFVDSTGQLKFNLGCEFQQACLLPSNQTEPDPQACMDCCETNGCNSQLCPSAINQIGSASSVTPTSGAGCPQSFYEGGNSCYYFSNDTKAWISALAACRALGAELVSVETQTENDVLTKLLISTLKTKVAAYWIGGFYVTATSSWTWPDYLPVTYTNWGPSQPRYQSYSYTIALLNPQQNSGITNWVWSSNTATSGYNYICEMRTQ; encoded by the exons ATGACGTATGAATATATCATCTTGACACTTCTAATGAATACGGAG CTGCTGCTGTTTGTGCAGGGCGCCGTCGACGTTGAGAGTAATGCCACAACCA CGCCGGATTATAACGGTATACGATGTCTCGAGTGTCATGAAGTGGCCTCGCCCTCGGAATGCAGCATGTGGGTTTCTTGCGGAGAGGAGGAA GAGTGCTATACCAGAGAGTACTACAACAGGAACATGATCCGTGGCTACCACATGGGTTGCGAGCTCAAGTCT AGGTGTGACATATACAGGCGCCTCTCTGCCCTTCTTGGAAAGAGGGACACGCACACCTGCTTTGAGTGCTGCAACACCGACGATTGCAACAGTGGCCTCTGCGGTGCAGTGACAGCTCCAGTTGCAACAACCACTCACA ATCTCCGCTGCCTTGACTGTCATGCTGTAGGTGACCCCCGACTGTGTGACCACTGGTCTATGTGTGGTCACgatgag GTGTGTTTCACGCGGTCGTTCGTTGACTCAACCGGGCAGCTGAAGTTCAATCTTGGCTGTGAGTTTCAGCAG GCGTGCCTGCTGCCCAGCAACCAGACAGAGCCCGACCCTCAGGCGTGCATGGACTGCTGTGAGACGAATGGCTGTAACAGTCAGTTGTGCCCCTCCGCCATCAATCAAATCGGATCAGCCTCATCTGTCACGCCAACATCAGGAGCAG GATGTCCGCAGAGCTTCTAcgagggaggtaactcctgcTACTACTTCTCAAACGATACCAAGGCCTGGATATCTGCATTGGCCGCGTGTAGGGCACTGGGGGCGGAACTTGTTTCCGTGGAAACACAGACAGAAAATGACGTCCTAACTAAACTGCTTATCTCCACTTTAA AGACGAAGGTAGCAGCCTACTGGATCGGCGGGTTCTACGTGACTGCCACTTCCTCGTGGACCTGGCCCGACTACCTTCCCGTCACGTACACCAACTGGGGCCCCTCTCAGCCCCGCTACCAGTCCTACAGCTACACGATCGCCCTGTTGAATCCCCAGCAGAACTCGGGCATCACTAACTGGGTCTGGTCTAGCAATACCGCCACCTCGGGGTACAACTACATCTGTGAGATGAGGACACAGTAG
- the LOC137259948 gene encoding myosin regulatory light chain 2, smooth muscle minor isoform-like: MAQMRIHTRRRSRKLSNVLAMFDPTVIREYKEAFNMIDQNGDGFIDKDDLRQMLTSLGKKTTDSDLDAMMKQATGPINFTMFLSMFGQKLEGTDPEDVIVNAFRCLDDRSRGFILEDDLRSDLTTMGERWTDEMVDELFLNAPTTDGKFNYTEFTKMLKHGKKEEDTEEVTATPGGGSA; the protein is encoded by the exons ATGGCACAGATGCGTATCCATACACGTCGCCGCTCCCGGAAACTGTCCAATGTGTTGGCCATGTTTGACCCCACGGTCATCCGGGAATACAAG GAGGCGTTCAACATGATTGACCAGAACGGGGACGGGTTTATCGACAAGGACGACCTGCGGCAGATGCTGACGTCCCTCGGGAAGAAGACAACAGACTCAGATCTGGACGCCATGATGAAGCAGGCGACAGGACCCATCAATTTCACCATGTTCCTCTCAATGTTTGGACAGAAGCTAGAGGGCACTGATCCTGAAGACGTCATCGTGAACGCCTTCCGCTGCCTAGATGACAGAAGTAGAG GTTTTATCCTGGAAGACGATCTGCGCAGCGACCTGACAACGATGGGGGAAAGATGGACGGATGAGATGGTCGATGAGCTGTTCCTGAATGCACCCACCACTGACGGCAAGTTCAACTACACCGAGTTCACCAAGATGCTGAAGCATGGCAAGAAGGAGGAAGATACAGAAGAGGTCACAGCGACACCTGGAGGTGGTTCTGCCTGA
- the LOC137259945 gene encoding uncharacterized protein isoform X2 produces the protein MYTALTVVLLLFVQGAVDVESNATTTPDYNGIRCLECHEVASPSECSMWVSCGEEEECYTREYYNRNMIRGYHMGCELKSRCDIYRRLSALLGKRDTHTCFECCNTDDCNSGLCGAVTAPVATTTHNLRCLDCHAVGDPRLCDHWSMCGHDEVCFTRSFVDSTGQLKFNLGCEFQQACLLPSNQTEPDPQACMDCCETNGCNSQLCPSAINQIGSASSVTPTSGAGCPQSFYEGGNSCYYFSNDTKAWISALAACRALGAELVSVETQTENDVLTKLLISTLKTKVAAYWIGGFYVTATSSWTWPDYLPVTYTNWGPSQPRYQSYSYTIALLNPQQNSGITNWVWSSNTATSGYNYICEMRTQ, from the exons ATGTATACAGCACTCACTGTCGTG CTGCTGCTGTTTGTGCAGGGCGCCGTCGACGTTGAGAGTAATGCCACAACCA CGCCGGATTATAACGGTATACGATGTCTCGAGTGTCATGAAGTGGCCTCGCCCTCGGAATGCAGCATGTGGGTTTCTTGCGGAGAGGAGGAA GAGTGCTATACCAGAGAGTACTACAACAGGAACATGATCCGTGGCTACCACATGGGTTGCGAGCTCAAGTCT AGGTGTGACATATACAGGCGCCTCTCTGCCCTTCTTGGAAAGAGGGACACGCACACCTGCTTTGAGTGCTGCAACACCGACGATTGCAACAGTGGCCTCTGCGGTGCAGTGACAGCTCCAGTTGCAACAACCACTCACA ATCTCCGCTGCCTTGACTGTCATGCTGTAGGTGACCCCCGACTGTGTGACCACTGGTCTATGTGTGGTCACgatgag GTGTGTTTCACGCGGTCGTTCGTTGACTCAACCGGGCAGCTGAAGTTCAATCTTGGCTGTGAGTTTCAGCAG GCGTGCCTGCTGCCCAGCAACCAGACAGAGCCCGACCCTCAGGCGTGCATGGACTGCTGTGAGACGAATGGCTGTAACAGTCAGTTGTGCCCCTCCGCCATCAATCAAATCGGATCAGCCTCATCTGTCACGCCAACATCAGGAGCAG GATGTCCGCAGAGCTTCTAcgagggaggtaactcctgcTACTACTTCTCAAACGATACCAAGGCCTGGATATCTGCATTGGCCGCGTGTAGGGCACTGGGGGCGGAACTTGTTTCCGTGGAAACACAGACAGAAAATGACGTCCTAACTAAACTGCTTATCTCCACTTTAA AGACGAAGGTAGCAGCCTACTGGATCGGCGGGTTCTACGTGACTGCCACTTCCTCGTGGACCTGGCCCGACTACCTTCCCGTCACGTACACCAACTGGGGCCCCTCTCAGCCCCGCTACCAGTCCTACAGCTACACGATCGCCCTGTTGAATCCCCAGCAGAACTCGGGCATCACTAACTGGGTCTGGTCTAGCAATACCGCCACCTCGGGGTACAACTACATCTGTGAGATGAGGACACAGTAG